CAGGATGTAGAACCCGGTGCCGAAGCCGAGCAGCATGGTCTTGAGCTTGCCGCCCCGACTGGCCGGGATCACCCCGTGCCGGATCACCCAGAACCGCAGCAGGGTGACCCCGAGTTCGCGCACCAGCACCACCACGGTGACGAACCACGGCAGGTTGCCCAACGAACTCAGGCTGATCAGTGCGGCGGCGGACAACGCCTTGTCCGCGATCGGGTCGGCGATCTTGCCGAAGTCGGTGACCAGACCGCGTGAGCGGGCGATGTCGCCGTCGACCTTGTCGGTGACCATCGCGACCACGAACACGACCGCGGCCAGGCACCGCCACAGGATCGAGGTGCCTGAGGAGTGCAGCAGGGCGTA
The nucleotide sequence above comes from Sporichthyaceae bacterium. Encoded proteins:
- a CDS encoding CDP-alcohol phosphatidyltransferase family protein, whose translation is MTEQTATVGNWNLPNVLTGLRILLVPVFGYALLHSSGTSILWRCLAAVVFVVAMVTDKVDGDIARSRGLVTDFGKIADPIADKALSAAALISLSSLGNLPWFVTVVVLVRELGVTLLRFWVIRHGVIPASRGGKLKTMLLGFGTGFYILPFTGFGHDVAIGLMTAAVVVAWVTGVDYVLRAARLRAAARA